From Deferrisoma camini S3R1, the proteins below share one genomic window:
- a CDS encoding NAD(P)/FAD-dependent oxidoreductase produces MPRPDAPPARWAVAGVPLGLDEDPGVLPVRAAGRLGLPGSAVRAWRILRRSLDARGNRPPRFVCRVALELAEPPPADVPAGAAPWTPPPPFAPRPLPRDPGRPVIVGAGPAGLFAALRLAAHGVRPVVLERGDPLGERVRRVAAYWRRGELDPESNVAFGEGGAGTFSDGKLTYRGDDPRKLWVFEALVACGAPGEILWEARPHLGTDRLRTVIRRIRDRLLAAGCEVRFRTRAEGLIVREGRVAGVQTGSGPVEGPAVFLAPGHGAADLLAALVGQGVPAEAKGFALGLRVEVDQAALDRHQYGRWCGHPALPPAEFSVKARAGGRDVYSFCMCPGGTVVPAGTEPDGVVVNGMSGSRRSGRRANAALVVAVEPRDWGGGALEGLAWRRRWERRAARRAGPRAVPGQTVADFLRRRPSRAVPPSSCPWPVRPGDLGGCLPPAAAEALRAALPRLARQVGVLRRGLLIGVETRTSCPVRLARDETLQSPGFPGLYPVGEGAGWAGGIVSAAVDGVRAADRWLASLGAGGGGS; encoded by the coding sequence ATGCCTCGGCCTGACGCGCCCCCGGCCCGGTGGGCGGTGGCCGGGGTGCCCCTGGGCCTGGACGAGGACCCCGGCGTGCTCCCCGTTCGGGCCGCCGGGCGGCTGGGCCTGCCGGGTTCGGCGGTGCGTGCCTGGCGCATCCTCCGGCGCTCCCTGGACGCCAGGGGAAACCGGCCGCCCCGGTTTGTGTGCCGGGTGGCCCTGGAGCTGGCCGAGCCCCCGCCGGCCGACGTGCCGGCCGGAGCGGCGCCCTGGACCCCGCCCCCGCCCTTTGCCCCCCGGCCCCTGCCGCGGGACCCCGGCCGGCCGGTGATCGTGGGCGCCGGGCCGGCCGGGCTGTTCGCGGCCCTGCGCCTCGCGGCCCACGGGGTGCGGCCCGTGGTCCTGGAGCGGGGCGACCCGCTGGGCGAGCGGGTGCGCCGGGTGGCCGCCTACTGGCGGCGGGGCGAGCTCGATCCCGAGTCCAACGTGGCGTTCGGCGAGGGAGGGGCGGGCACCTTCTCGGACGGAAAGCTCACCTACCGGGGGGACGATCCCCGCAAGCTGTGGGTGTTCGAGGCCCTGGTGGCCTGCGGCGCGCCCGGCGAGATCCTGTGGGAGGCCCGGCCCCACCTGGGCACGGACCGGCTGCGCACGGTGATCCGCCGGATTCGGGATCGCCTCCTGGCGGCGGGGTGCGAGGTGCGGTTCCGCACCCGGGCGGAGGGCCTCATCGTGCGGGAGGGGCGGGTGGCCGGGGTGCAGACCGGGTCGGGCCCGGTGGAGGGGCCGGCCGTGTTCCTGGCCCCGGGCCACGGAGCGGCCGACCTCCTGGCCGCCCTGGTGGGTCAGGGGGTGCCGGCCGAGGCGAAGGGGTTCGCCCTGGGGCTGCGGGTCGAGGTGGATCAGGCGGCCCTCGACCGGCACCAGTACGGCCGGTGGTGCGGCCACCCGGCGCTGCCCCCGGCCGAGTTCTCGGTCAAGGCCCGGGCCGGGGGGCGGGACGTGTACTCGTTCTGCATGTGCCCCGGGGGCACTGTGGTGCCGGCCGGCACCGAGCCCGACGGGGTGGTGGTGAACGGCATGAGCGGCTCGCGCCGGAGCGGGCGGCGGGCCAACGCGGCCCTGGTCGTGGCGGTGGAGCCCCGGGACTGGGGGGGCGGGGCCCTGGAGGGGTTGGCCTGGCGGCGTCGATGGGAGCGCCGGGCGGCCCGCCGTGCCGGGCCCCGGGCCGTGCCGGGCCAGACGGTGGCGGACTTTCTACGGCGCCGGCCCAGCCGCGCCGTTCCCCCTTCGTCGTGCCCCTGGCCGGTGCGGCCGGGGGACCTGGGGGGATGCCTGCCCCCGGCCGCGGCCGAGGCCCTGCGGGCCGCGTTGCCCAGGTTGGCCCGGCAGGTGGGGGTGTTGCGCCGGGGCCTCCTGATCGGGGTGGAGACCCGCACCTCGTGCCCGGTGCGGCTGGCGCGGGACGAGACCCTCCAGTCCCCGGGCTTCCCCGGCCTCTACCCGGTGGGCGAGGGCGCGGGCTGGGCCGGCGGCATCGTGAGCGCGGCCGTGGACGGGGTCCGGGCGGCCGACCGGTGGCTCGCTTCGTTGGGGGCGGGGGGGGGCGGCTCGTGA
- a CDS encoding AMP-binding protein — protein sequence MPDYDEVCRTFRLDVPEYFNYGFDVIDRWAQDRSKLAMVWADRTGEDVRKYSFFDLMQLSNRFANVLRELGFKKGDRLFVMVPRTVEWYAVMLGSFKLGVIPLPSPNILVPNDVRYRVNQAEAVGAVMWHEHVGKLDAVRAECPTMKHTIAVGGPAEGWLSFEELMAKASPKLSPDKVEPTRSDDIMLIYFTSGTTKYPKMVPHTQASYGIGHIITAKFWQDLKPTDLHWTLSDTGWAKAAWGKLFGQWQIGAAVMVHDASGKFDAKTHLKLIETCGVTTFCAPPTAYRMLILEDLGRYDLSSIRHSCSAGEPLNPEVIKVWKEHTGTTIYDGFGQTETVNLIANFPCMPVKFGSMGKPTPGFHVDVVDDDGNPVPTGEEGHIAVQVKPEHPVGLFRGYWKNEEATAEAFVGDWYFTGDKAYKDEDGYFWFVGRADDVIKASGYRIGPFEVESALQSHPAVAESAVVGSPDPLRGTIVKAFVILAPGFEPSDELVKELQDHVKKETAPYKYPREIEFVKELPKTVSGKIRRVELRKMEEERKLGKTG from the coding sequence ATGCCGGACTATGACGAGGTTTGCCGCACGTTCCGGCTGGACGTGCCCGAGTATTTCAACTACGGGTTCGACGTGATCGACCGTTGGGCCCAGGACCGGTCCAAGCTGGCCATGGTGTGGGCCGACCGCACCGGCGAGGACGTCCGCAAGTACTCGTTCTTCGACCTGATGCAGCTGTCGAACCGGTTCGCCAACGTGCTCCGGGAGCTGGGGTTCAAGAAGGGCGACCGGCTGTTCGTGATGGTGCCGCGCACCGTGGAGTGGTACGCGGTGATGCTCGGCAGCTTCAAGCTCGGGGTGATCCCCCTGCCCTCGCCGAACATCCTGGTGCCCAACGACGTGCGCTACCGGGTGAACCAGGCCGAGGCCGTGGGCGCGGTGATGTGGCACGAGCACGTGGGCAAGCTCGACGCCGTGCGCGCCGAGTGCCCCACCATGAAGCACACCATCGCCGTGGGCGGCCCGGCCGAGGGCTGGCTCTCGTTCGAGGAGCTGATGGCCAAGGCCTCGCCCAAGCTCTCGCCCGACAAGGTGGAGCCCACCCGGTCCGACGACATCATGCTGATCTACTTCACCTCGGGCACCACCAAGTACCCCAAGATGGTTCCCCACACCCAGGCCTCGTACGGCATCGGCCACATCATCACCGCCAAGTTCTGGCAGGACCTCAAGCCCACCGACCTCCACTGGACCCTGTCGGACACCGGCTGGGCCAAGGCGGCCTGGGGCAAGCTGTTCGGCCAGTGGCAGATCGGCGCCGCGGTCATGGTGCACGACGCGTCCGGCAAGTTCGACGCCAAGACCCACCTGAAGCTCATCGAGACCTGCGGGGTGACCACCTTCTGTGCGCCGCCCACGGCCTACCGGATGCTGATCCTCGAGGACCTCGGCCGGTACGACCTCTCGAGCATCCGCCACTCCTGCTCGGCCGGCGAGCCCCTGAACCCCGAGGTGATCAAGGTGTGGAAGGAGCACACCGGCACCACCATCTACGACGGGTTCGGCCAGACCGAGACCGTGAACCTGATCGCCAACTTCCCGTGCATGCCGGTGAAGTTCGGCTCGATGGGCAAGCCCACCCCCGGGTTCCACGTGGACGTGGTGGACGACGACGGCAACCCCGTGCCCACGGGCGAGGAGGGCCACATCGCGGTCCAGGTGAAGCCCGAGCACCCGGTGGGGCTGTTCCGGGGCTACTGGAAGAACGAGGAGGCCACGGCCGAGGCGTTCGTGGGGGACTGGTACTTCACCGGCGACAAGGCCTACAAGGACGAGGACGGGTACTTCTGGTTCGTGGGCCGGGCCGACGACGTGATCAAGGCCTCGGGCTACCGGATCGGGCCGTTCGAGGTGGAGAGCGCCCTGCAGAGCCACCCCGCGGTGGCCGAGAGCGCGGTGGTGGGCTCGCCGGATCCGCTGCGGGGCACCATCGTGAAGGCCTTCGTGATCCTGGCCCCCGGGTTCGAGCCCTCGGACGAGCTCGTGAAGGAGCTCCAGGACCACGTGAAGAAGGAGACCGCGCCCTACAAGTACCCCAGGGAGATCGAGTTCGTGAAAGAGCTTCCCAAGACCGTGTCGGGCAAGATCCGCCGGGTCGAGCTTCGGAAGATGGAGGAGGAGCGCAAGCTCGGCAAGACCGGCTGA
- a CDS encoding solute symporter family protein — protein MRRAARHALPVALGLVPAVARAADGMQTYRFQPTQSLSTLGLVYTLGMVTLFLWVGWWSKRRVSTTDDYYTAGRGIGALSNGLAMTSNYMSLATFLGFTALLWKLQFLLVAFVMSWLGGFVLISVSVAPSLRRWGKFTSMQFIGERYGSTAKIISVLCMILLAQLYLVGQMKGIGNVFQVMFHWDYTTGLVVGGIVVTLYVTIGGMYGLSYNQTLQAVIMGIALLLPTSIILWKLNAGPGAVFPPFGYTKLVPEMVAALPTYFDPFTTVSGKIPVSFKYYTGIVLSLAMGTIGLPHIAMRYFTAPSVKEGKKATLWGIFFIGLVFFTTFAIGFAAKLYTTKVLNAQGLAIDPKEADLLVVIMSQAFTPAWVAALPIAGALAAGLSTVGGLLMVIGTGIGHDIYTTLFPGADDRRKMKMGLFFTAFGGVVTILLALRPPEFLLTSVIWAYVVSASTFTPVLILGIWWKGANRAGAIAGMVVGGLLSVVLWWTKGQLFGLQLVQLGPLGHLVAAIFTASAAWFVTIVVSLVTGGEKDERILREVDRIHGWLDYDPARYNGKLFPVACAALALVLMVWSAIPTSAPPKTARSPAPAATVARR, from the coding sequence ATGAGACGCGCCGCCCGACACGCCCTGCCCGTGGCTCTGGGGCTCGTGCCCGCCGTGGCCCGGGCCGCCGACGGGATGCAGACCTACCGGTTCCAGCCCACCCAGAGCCTTTCGACCCTGGGGCTCGTGTACACCCTGGGCATGGTCACCCTGTTCCTGTGGGTGGGGTGGTGGTCCAAGCGGCGGGTTTCCACGACCGACGACTACTACACCGCCGGCCGGGGGATCGGGGCCCTCTCGAACGGCCTGGCCATGACCTCCAACTACATGAGCCTGGCCACGTTCCTGGGGTTCACGGCGCTCCTGTGGAAGCTCCAGTTCCTGCTCGTGGCGTTCGTGATGAGCTGGCTGGGCGGGTTCGTGCTGATCTCGGTCAGTGTGGCCCCGAGCCTGCGGCGCTGGGGCAAGTTCACCAGCATGCAGTTCATCGGCGAGCGCTACGGCAGCACCGCCAAGATCATCTCGGTGCTGTGCATGATCCTGCTGGCCCAGCTCTACCTGGTGGGCCAGATGAAGGGCATCGGCAACGTGTTCCAGGTGATGTTCCACTGGGACTACACCACCGGTCTGGTGGTGGGCGGCATCGTGGTCACCCTGTACGTGACCATCGGAGGAATGTACGGCCTGTCGTACAACCAGACCCTGCAGGCCGTGATCATGGGCATCGCCCTGCTGCTGCCCACCTCGATCATCCTGTGGAAGCTCAACGCCGGCCCCGGCGCGGTGTTCCCCCCGTTCGGGTACACCAAGCTGGTGCCCGAGATGGTGGCGGCCCTGCCCACCTACTTCGACCCGTTCACCACGGTGAGCGGCAAGATCCCGGTGAGCTTCAAGTACTACACCGGCATCGTCTTGAGCCTGGCCATGGGCACCATCGGCCTGCCCCACATCGCCATGCGCTACTTCACGGCGCCCTCGGTCAAGGAGGGCAAGAAGGCCACCCTGTGGGGCATCTTCTTCATCGGCCTGGTGTTCTTCACCACCTTCGCCATCGGGTTCGCCGCCAAGCTCTACACCACCAAGGTCCTGAACGCCCAGGGGCTCGCCATCGACCCCAAGGAGGCGGATCTACTGGTGGTGATCATGAGCCAGGCGTTCACCCCGGCCTGGGTGGCGGCCCTGCCCATCGCCGGCGCCTTGGCCGCGGGGCTCTCCACCGTGGGCGGTCTGCTCATGGTGATCGGCACGGGCATCGGCCACGACATCTACACCACCCTGTTCCCCGGAGCCGACGACCGCCGCAAGATGAAGATGGGGCTCTTCTTCACCGCGTTCGGCGGCGTGGTGACGATCCTCCTGGCCCTGCGGCCCCCCGAGTTCCTGCTGACCAGCGTGATCTGGGCCTACGTGGTGTCGGCCTCCACGTTTACGCCGGTGCTGATCCTGGGCATCTGGTGGAAGGGGGCGAACCGGGCCGGGGCCATCGCAGGGATGGTGGTGGGCGGCCTGCTCTCGGTGGTGCTGTGGTGGACCAAGGGCCAGCTGTTCGGGCTGCAGCTCGTACAGCTGGGGCCGTTGGGGCACCTGGTGGCCGCCATCTTCACCGCCTCGGCCGCCTGGTTCGTGACCATCGTGGTGAGCCTGGTAACCGGCGGGGAGAAGGACGAACGGATCCTGCGGGAGGTGGACCGGATCCACGGCTGGCTCGACTACGACCCGGCCCGATACAACGGCAAGCTCTTTCCCGTGGCCTGCGCGGCCCTGGCCCTGGTGCTGATGGTGTGGTCGGCCATACCCACCTCGGCCCCGCCGAAGACCGCCCGGAGCCCGGCACCGGCCGCCACCGTGGCCCGCCGGTAG
- a CDS encoding sodium/substrate symporter small subunit has protein sequence MNSPYRKECWLALTAFVVAAFLTHIYPLYFLFPKLTEMKLFGFPAHYFLTLFLGWVVLMPLYALYIRVSEKIDQQIVETSRPDAEPEVRLAAGGER, from the coding sequence ATGAACTCCCCGTACCGCAAGGAGTGCTGGCTCGCCCTGACCGCGTTCGTGGTCGCGGCGTTCCTGACCCACATCTACCCGCTGTACTTCCTGTTCCCCAAGCTGACCGAGATGAAGCTGTTCGGGTTCCCGGCCCACTACTTCCTGACCCTGTTCCTGGGCTGGGTGGTGCTCATGCCCCTGTACGCCCTGTACATCCGGGTCAGCGAGAAGATCGACCAGCAGATCGTGGAGACCAGCCGCCCGGACGCCGAACCCGAGGTCCGGCTCGCCGCAGGAGGGGAGCGATGA
- a CDS encoding ferritin family protein, giving the protein MPSIPARQILEPCLRIDGLALDFYLRLAEQANDPGLSELWRAMASDENDHVGIWNRALRRWADRPAVDLVGEPEQLVRELVALELRVSEIAGRAPRPDPAWAFLAAYRLEFYLLDPAMDVLLILASGEVESGPEGAYARHIDRLVRAFDRYRGDDPMAELAGDMMRRLWAQNRVLARHLRVLHELRALVPICSGCKKIRDDAGYWEHLETYLKTHAGLEFTHGLCPDCTRQLYPRLDEGGAESAGR; this is encoded by the coding sequence CGATTCCCGCCCGCCAGATCTTGGAACCCTGTCTGCGCATCGACGGTCTGGCCCTCGATTTCTATCTCCGCTTGGCCGAACAAGCGAATGACCCCGGTTTGTCTGAGCTATGGCGCGCCATGGCGTCGGACGAGAACGATCACGTAGGGATCTGGAACCGGGCCCTCCGAAGGTGGGCGGATCGGCCCGCGGTCGACCTGGTGGGGGAGCCGGAGCAGCTTGTCCGGGAGCTTGTCGCGCTCGAGCTGCGCGTGTCCGAGATCGCGGGCAGGGCTCCGCGCCCGGATCCGGCATGGGCGTTCTTGGCCGCGTACCGGCTGGAGTTCTACCTCCTGGACCCGGCCATGGACGTCCTCCTAATCCTGGCCTCGGGCGAGGTGGAGAGCGGACCGGAGGGGGCATACGCCCGGCACATCGATCGGCTTGTCCGGGCTTTTGACCGCTACCGGGGCGACGACCCCATGGCCGAGCTGGCTGGCGATATGATGAGGCGTCTGTGGGCCCAGAACCGGGTCCTGGCTCGACATCTCAGGGTTCTCCACGAGCTCAGGGCCCTCGTCCCCATCTGCTCGGGGTGCAAGAAGATCCGGGACGACGCCGGCTACTGGGAGCACCTCGAGACCTACCTCAAGACCCATGCCGGCCTGGAGTTCACCCACGGCCTCTGCCCCGACTGCACCCGGCAGCTGTACCCCCGGTTGGATGAGGGCGGCGCGGAGAGTGCAGGGAGATGA
- a CDS encoding flagellar brake protein produces the protein MLFRKGKEKEKKPATSPVEPQTPPPPPEVVRVLEQLQKAGAQVLVRPPGPEAYTTVVLGLGRDGFFVDTFSPPEGDRFGVPGRLLDFETLVQGITYTFETRVLGRVQYLDELPAFKLAYPEAVRGERRRKSPRVDTTGDASLSFLEPFRCDAPVVNVSEGGCAFEYEAELGRLRRGTRIPEILLELGREPVVSVSARVVGNVVAELGGLTLPRRYRASVAFEDLSDDAARVIRTYVVSRRGLDASA, from the coding sequence GTGCTGTTTCGGAAGGGCAAGGAGAAGGAGAAGAAACCGGCGACCTCCCCCGTCGAGCCGCAGACGCCGCCACCGCCGCCCGAGGTGGTCCGGGTTCTCGAGCAGCTCCAGAAGGCCGGTGCCCAGGTGCTGGTGCGGCCGCCGGGGCCCGAGGCGTACACAACCGTGGTACTGGGGCTCGGAAGGGACGGGTTCTTCGTGGATACCTTCTCGCCCCCCGAGGGAGACCGGTTCGGGGTGCCGGGCCGGCTGCTGGACTTCGAGACCCTGGTCCAGGGCATCACCTACACCTTCGAGACCCGTGTCCTGGGCAGGGTCCAGTACCTGGACGAGCTGCCGGCGTTCAAGCTGGCCTACCCGGAGGCGGTGCGCGGCGAGCGGCGCCGCAAGAGCCCCCGGGTGGACACCACGGGCGACGCCTCCCTGTCGTTCCTGGAGCCGTTCCGGTGCGACGCGCCGGTGGTGAACGTGAGCGAGGGGGGGTGTGCGTTCGAGTACGAGGCCGAGCTGGGCCGGCTGCGACGGGGCACCCGGATCCCGGAGATCCTGCTGGAGCTGGGCCGGGAGCCGGTGGTGAGCGTGTCGGCCCGGGTGGTGGGCAACGTGGTGGCCGAGCTGGGCGGCCTGACCCTGCCGCGCCGGTATCGGGCCAGCGTGGCCTTCGAGGACCTCTCCGACGACGCGGCCCGGGTGATCCGGACCTACGTGGTCTCCCGGCGGGGGCTGGATGCCTCGGCCTGA